In Candidatus Poribacteria bacterium, the following proteins share a genomic window:
- a CDS encoding DUF4411 family protein, which translates to MNSLLTHDQIIYSLDTSALIAAFHERYPIENFPSLWDKIEELIKHGRLKMSQIVFDEAMRDTDIKQWCDEYQLKPDFQVPIDELVQEQVSEV; encoded by the coding sequence AGATAATTTACAGTCTTGACACGAGCGCGCTAATTGCCGCCTTTCATGAACGATACCCAATCGAAAACTTCCCTTCTTTGTGGGATAAAATTGAGGAACTGATAAAACACGGTCGGCTGAAAATGTCGCAAATTGTTTTCGATGAAGCAATGAGAGATACAGATATAAAACAATGGTGCGATGAGTATCAATTAAAGCCAGACTTTCAAGTACCAATCGATGAATTAGTACAGGAGCAAGTCAGCGAAGT